TAGCATATACGTTTCCTGGTTTCTTCAATTGGAAAAAGTCTGCAGCTTCATCTGCATCTTTAAAAACAAAGGATGTAGTCTGATAGATCGGAACTGCTCTGGCACCAGTAGTTGGATCTGGCACCTGACCTGCATGTACCTGTAATGTTTCAAATGATAATTTTTTTTCACTCATTATATATTCCTCCTTCATATTTTTGCATCAGATATTCTTTATTTATTATTTTTGAAGTTTTTAATATCTTGCACGAAACTTCTTGTTTACAATCTAAAGAAAAGTAAAAATAAAAATCTTCTTGTAAGATAAGTTACAAGAAGATTTTCTTCATGCTTCTCATCTTCCAGGTTTCACACCTGCTGGAATTAGCACCGTTGAACAATAAAAAATCATTCAGGTTGCCGGGCATCATAGGGCCAGTCCCTCTGCCTCTCTGGATAAGAAGTTCCGTATTCGATTGAAAAAATGATAACAGATATATATAATACTTGTCAATAGAAAAATCAAAAAAAATAATTATTTTTTATTTTTGGGGAGTGGAACATTGTAAAAATGTTGACAAGCAATATTAAAATATTTATTATGAAAAAAGAATGAAGACATAATTTAGAGTTATATGGATAAATAATTAATGTTTTATTGCATAAATATAAGGTTATAGTTTAATCAGGTATAGAGTACTTGGGAAAAGAGGAGACATAATGAATTTTAAAAATTTAGTAGATAAATTCAATAATAGATTTATTTTTTTTGATGGAGCTATGGGAACAATGCTTCAAAAAGCAGGACTTAAATTAGGAGAATTACCAGAGGTACTTAATATTACAAATCCTGAAATAATAAGTGGGATACATAGAAAGTACTTAGATGCAGGAGCAGATATCATAACAACTAACACTTTTGGAGCTAATGAATTAAAATATGATTCTTCTGATTACACCATAGAAGATGTGATTTCAGCTGGAGTAAAACTTGCAAAACAAGAAGCAGGAGATAAATTGGTGGCTCTTGATATAGGGCCTATTGGAAAGATTATGGAACCTACAGGAAATTTAAGCTTTGAAAGTGCATATAAATTATTTAAGAATCAAATCGTTATAGGTGAAAAGTCTGGTGCGGATGTGGTTCTAATAGAAACTATGACTGACTTGTATGAGGCAAAAGCAGCTGTCCTTGCAGCAAAGGAAAATAGTAATATCCCTATATTTTGTACAATGACATTTCAGGAAGATGGAAGAACTCTTATGGGTACAGATGCTAAAACTATGGTATTTGTACTTGAAGCTTTAGGGGTTGATGTTCTTGGGGTTAACTGTTCTTTAGGGCCTAAAGAGCTTCAAGGGATTGTGGAAGAAATTTTGAAATATTCTTCTATACCGGTTATGGTGCAGCCTAACGCAGGACTTCCAAGGTATGATGGGGAAAATACAATTTATGATATATCCCCTGAAGATTTTGCAGAGAATGTATTAACCATGGCTCAAAAAGGGATCAGAGTCTTAGGAGGATGCTGTGGTACTACTCCAGAATTTATAAGAATGTGTAGAAAGGATTTAGAAGGGTTAACACCTTTGAATATAGAAGAAAAGCATTATACAGCAGTGTGTTCTGCCACAGATACGGTTATAGTAGGTGAAAAAATAAAGATTATTGGAGAAAGAATTAATCCTACAGGAAGAAGTATTTATAAAAAGGAATTAAAAGAAGGAAGTATCAATTATATACAAAAAGAGGCTATTATGCAAAAGGAAGAAGGAGCAAATATACTTGGAGTAAATGTGGGACTTCCAGAAATTAATGAAGTTGAAATTATGAAAAAGGCAATTAGGGCGGTACAGAAAGTAGTTCAATTGCCTCTTAGTATAGATAGTCCTGATCCACAAGTTTTAGAAACTGGAATAAGAATGTATAATGGAAAACCTGTGATAAACTCTGTAAATGGAAGTAAAAAATCTATGGAAGAAGTATTTCCCATAGTAAAAAAATATGGAGGATGTGTTATAGCACTTACCATAGATGAAAAGGGAATACCTCATACAGCAGAAGGAAGAGTAAAAATTGCAGAAAAAATAATTAAAACTGCAAGTATTTATGGTATTAATAAAAAGAATATAATAATAGATTGTCTAACTTTAACTGTATCTGCCCAACAAAAAGAAGTATTAGAGACAATAAAAGCTATAAAAATGGTAACAGAAAAATTTGGAGTAAAAACTGTTTTGGGAGTAAGTAATATATCCTTTGGGCTTCCAAACAGAAGTATACTAAATAGAACTTTTCTTGCTATGGCACTGCAGGCAGGATTGAATTTACCAATAATGAATCCCGCAGATGAGTCTATGAAAGAGGTTATAGCTGCTTTTCAAGTGCTTACCAACATAGATAAAGAAGGAAAAGAATATGTAATTAAATATGGAAATAAATCTAAAGATGAAAAGCCAAAAGGAGAAGGTAATAGTCCGCTTAAAAATGCGGATAATAATTTAAAAGATCTTAAACAATTGATTATTGATGGAATTGAAGATGAGGCTGAAGCTATGACAACAGAGCTTTTAAAGAATAAAAAGGCCCTTGAAATAGTAAATTCTTATATAATTCCTGCATTAGATGAAGTGGGAAAACAGTATGAATTGCAGGATATATTTTTGCCTCAACTTATACAGTCGGCGGAAACTGTAAAAAAATCTTTTGAAATAATAAAAGATAATATGTTGAGCAGCGGACAGAAAAGTTTAGAAAAGGGTACAATAGTACTAGCTACAGTAAAAGGTGATATACATGATATAGGGAAAAATATAGTTAAAGTGCTGCTTGAAAATTATGGTTTTGAAGTTATAGACCTAGGAAGGGATGTAGATATAGATAATATAGTAAATACCATACGAGATAATAATATAAAACTAGTTGGATTAAGTGCACTTATGACCACTACTGTAGCTAGTATGAAAAAAACTATAGAAGCTATAAGAGAAAATAACCTTAACTGTAAGATCGTAGTAGGGGGAGCGGTATTGAATCAAAATTATGCAGATATGATAGGAGCGGACTATTATGCCAAAGATGCCAGAGAAGCTGTTAAAATAGCAGAAGAGGTATTTTTAATTTAAAATTTATCTAAGGATATGGTTAAAATTATATTAAATTAAATCTTTTTATAGAATATTTTTTCAGATTAATATAAAATAGTTATGAAAGTAAAATCATATAAAAGCCGATTTGGAGAGATAAGAAATGAGTCAAAGAGCTAATCAAAAAAGTGTAAAATATGTACCTGAAATAAGAGGGACACTTAGAGATCATATGATAAATCTGCCTCTTGTAATTAGAGAAGCTAGTGGAATAAATATTTTTGGAAAGAGAATAAAATCCCTTGCATTTACTACAGATATAGCAGTTATAAAAAATATAAATGCAGATGCAATTTTAGCAGTTTATCCTTTTACTCCACAGATAGTTATAAGTGAAGCCTTAGTTGCAGTCTCTGATGTGCCAATATTTTGTGGCGTAGGAGGAGGACTTACTATGGGAAAAAGGGTTGTAAATTTGGCATTAAATGCTGAGTTTACAGGAGCTATGGGAGTAGTGGTGAATAGTCCAACATCTAATGAGGTTATAAGGGCAGTTAGGGACTCTATTGACATTCCTATTGTAGTTACAGTAGTATCTGAGCGGGATGATATTGAGATGAGAATAAAATCAGGAGCTTCCATATTAAATGTATCTGCTGGTAAGAATAGTGCAGAGCTCGTGAAAAAGATAAGAGAAAATTATAAAGAGTTCCCCATAATAGCTACGGGCGGAAAGACCGAAGATAGCATTAGGGAAACAATACAGGCAGGTGCAAATGCTATTTCTTATACTCCACCTTCAACAGCAGAATTATTTAAGGAAAGTATGGAAAGGTATAGAAATGCTTATTAAAAGTTGCACTTATATTAAATAATATTGTTTAATATAAGTGCAGTTTTTATTTAAGTGTAAAATATATTTAAAAAAATGAAGAAGGTATTGCATAATTATAATAATATATGTATAATTATTTATGTACTTAACCTAAGGAGTTAAAGTTTAATTATTTTAGAAAAGGGGAGAAATAATGAGAAATTTTAAAAAGGCAATAGTTTCATTAGTAATGATCATTTTTACAGTTGCCTTATTCACAGGCTGTGGTAATAATAGCGGTAATGAGACACAAAATTCTCTTGAAAAAGTGAAAAAGGCAGGGGTTTTAAAAATAGGATTAGAAGATTCTTTTCCACCAATGGAATTTAGGGATAGTAAAAATGTTCTTCAAGGATTTGATGTGGATATGGCTAATGCCATAGGGGAAAAACTTGGAGTGAAAACTGAATTTGTAGGTACTGAATTTAATGGTATAGTTTTGGCTCTTAAATCGGGTAAATTTGATGTAATAATTTCAGGACTTAGTATTGATGAAGATAGGAAGAAAGAAATAGATTTTTCAGAACCTTATATAGAAAATTCACAGATTATAATTACTAAAGTTGAAAATGATACAATTAAGACTTCAAAAGATCTTGAGGGAAAAATAGTAGGAGTAGGACTTGGTACAACCAGTGAAAAGGTTGCTAAAGAATTAACAGGTTTAAAAGAAGTTAAAAAATATGATAAAACTACAGAGGAACTTCAAGATCTATTAATAGGAAGAATTGATGCAGTTATAGTAGATGAACCTGTTGGAAAGTATTATATATCAGCTGATGATAAAAAAGGAAAGTATACTGTATTAAATGAAAAGCTTACTAGTGAACCAATGGGCATAGGATTTAGAAAAGGTGATAAGGAACTAGAAGAAGCAGTACAAAGGGCAGTAAATGAGTTAAAAGAAGATGGAACAATGTCTAAAATCTCAGCTAAATGGTTTGGGGAAGACATATATAAATAAATATATGCAAAAGGAAGTGTATGAAAGCAGTGGACGTGGGATTTATTAAGGACATATTACCTATCCTATTAAAGGGCAGTGTAATGACCATAGAACTTACAGTTATTACTTTGATACTTGGGACTATTCTTGGAATATTTTTAGCACTTTTAAAATTATCTAAAAATATGGTACTAAGAATTATATCAAGTATTTATACCTGGGTATTTAGAGGTACTCCATTACTACTTCAATTATTTTTCTTTTACTATGGGTTACCTTTTGTGGGTATAGAACTTAAACCTTTTTCGGCGGCTGTATTGGGTCTTGCATTAAATTGTGGTGCCTATATGGCAGAGATAATAAGAGGTGGAATACAATCTATACACAAAGGGCAGTTTGAAGCAGCCAAAGCTTTAGGCTTCAGTTATGGAGAGACCATGAGAAGGATAATATTACCTCAAACCTGGAAAGTTATAATACCTCCAGTGGGAAATGAATTTATAGCTATATTGAAAGATACTTCATTGGTATCTACTATAGCAATGGTTGAACTTATGAGATCAGCTCAGCAGATATATGCAAGCAGTTTTGATCCCATATCTGTATTTTTTACAGCAGCGGTTTTATATCTTATAATGACAACTATGTTTACAACTGTATTTTCAGCATTTGAAAAAAAATTAGCTGTTTATAGTTAATAGTAAAATATAATTGGAGGTATAATTATATGGAAAATATAATTTTGAATAATTATGAAGATTCAGATAAATTAGAATATATGATAGAAGGAATAAACTTAACTAAAAGTTTTAATAATTTAACAGTTTTTAAGGATTTGAATATAAAGGTAAAAAAAGGAGAAGTTCTGGTAGTGATAGGGGCATCAGGATCAGGTAAAAGTACTCTTTTAAGATGCTTGAATCACCTAGAGGATTTAGACAGTGGAACCATAATTATAGAAGGGGAAGAATTAAATCCAAAGGATAAAAAAATACTTAGAAAAATAACTACCAAGATGGGCATGGTATTTCAAAGCTTTAATCTGTTTCCTCATATGACTGCTATTGAAAATGTTATGGAAGCACCTTTGATAGTTAAAAAGGAAAAGAAAGCAGTGGTACTTGAAAGAGCCAAAAAACTTTTAAATAAAGTTGGACTTGGAGATAAAATGGATTATTATCCATCTAAACTTTCAGGAGGACAGCAGCAAAGAGTTGCTATAGCAAGGGCTCTTGCTATGAATCCAGATATAATGTTGTTTGACGAGCCTACATCAGCACTTGATCCGGAACTTGTTGGAGAAGTTTTGAATGTAATGAAGGACTTGGCAAAGGATGGAATGACCATGGTGGTTGTGAGTCATGAAATGGGCTTTGCAAAAGAAGTTGCAGATAGAGTTATATTTATGGATGGTGGGAAAATAGTTGAGCAGGGTACTCCTGAAGAAATATTTTCCAATCCTAAAGAAACCAGAACAAAAGCTTTCTTGGATAAGGTTATTAAATAGTTATTTGAATAACCACTAAGAGGTTCATAAATTATAGTTTTTAGAGAAAATAGTATTAATTAAAGAAAGAGTAGTTATTGAGTTTAACTAGCTATTGGTATAGTATATAAAAAATTTTGATATAATTTGGAGGTCTGATTTATGAAAGATAAAGTTGTATTGGCATATTCAGGAGGACTTGATACCTCAATTATTATTCCTTGGCTTAAGGAAAATTATGATTTGGATGTTATTGCTGCTTGTATAGATGTGGGACAAGATGATGACATGGAGGCAGTAAGAAATAAGGCAATAAAAACCGGGGCAGTTAAAGTATATATTGAAGATGTAAAGGAAGAGTTTGTAAGGGATTATTTATTTAGTGCGGTAAAAGCTCATATATTGTATGAAGATGCATATTTACTTGGAACTTCTCTTGCAAGGCCCCTTATGGCAAAAAGATTAGTAGAAATAGCCCATGCAGAAGGAGCTAAATATATAGCTCATGGATGTACTGGGAAAGGCAATGATCAGGTACGTTTTGAAGTAGGAGTAGCAAGTTTTGATCCTAAATTGGGTATAATAGCACCATGGAGAATATGGGATATAAAATCCAGAGAAGATGCCATAGATTATGCAAACTCTAAAGGAGTAGAAGTACCTGTAACTAAAGAAAAAATATATTCAAATGATAAAAATATATGGCATGTAAGCCATGAAGGAGGGGACTTGGAGGATCCTAAAAATGAACATAAAAGCAGCATGTACTTTATGACAACTCCTCCGGAAAAAGCAAAAGATGAGGTTTCTTATGTAGAACTGTATTTTGAACAGGGTATTCCTAAAAAATTGGATGGAAAAGAATTGCCTCCTGTAGAAATGATGCAAACTCTTAATAAATTAGGTGGAGAAAATGGAATTGGAATAGTAGATATGGTAGAAAATAGATTGGTTGGCATGAAATCAAGAGGGGTCTATGAAACACCAGGGGGAACAATATTATATGCTGCCCATGCTGCTCTTGAAAGATTGACCATAGATAAGAATACAGCACATTATAAGCAAATGATATCTCAAAAATATGGAGAACTTGTATATGATGGGTTATGGTTCAGCCCTTTAAAAGAAGCACTAGACGCTTTTGTAGAAGTTACTCAAAAGAATGTAACGGGAAGTGTAAAATTAAAGCTTTATAAGGGAAATGTTATGGTGGCTGGAGTGGATGCTCCATATGCACTATATGATGAGGACATTTCATCTTTTGGTGCAAGTGAATTATATGATCATAAAGATGCTGAAGGATTTATTAAAATATTTAGTCTTCCATATAAAATTAAAGCTATGATAGAAAAGGAGAAGGGAAATTAAATTATGAAGCTTTGGGGCGGGAGATTTAAAAAATCTGAAAGTAAACTTATGGAGGATTTTAATAGTTCTCTAAGTTTTGATAGACAACTTTACAAGGAAGACATAGAAGGAAGTATGGTTCATGTTAAAATGCTTGCTAAATGTAATATCTTATCTAGTGAAGAAAGTAAAGCTATATTAAGTGGACTAGAATCTATATTAAAAGATATAGAGGAAGGTAAACTTGAGGTAGAAGGAGATTATGAGGATATACATAGCTTTGTGGAAATTAATTTAATAGAAAGAATAGGACAGGTAGCAAAAAAATTACATACTGCCAGAAGTAGAAACGACCAAGTAGCATTGGACTTTAGATTATATGCTAAGAGAAAAGCCCTAGAGGTAGTTGAAAATATAGAGTATCTTCAGGATGTAATAGAAAATCTTGGCGATAAAAATAATGTAATAATGCCGGGATATACTCACCTTCAAAGGGCACAGGTAGTAACTTTTAAACATCATATAATGGCATATTATCACATGTTTAAAAGAGATAGGGAAAGAATATTAAATGCCATTTGTATCATGGATGAGAGTCCTCTGGGATGTTGTGCATTAGCAGGAACTACTTATAACATAGATAGAAATTTTACTGCTCAAGAATTGGGATTTAAAAAACCTGTAGATAATTTTTTAGATGGTGTAAGTGACAGGGATTATGTTATAGAGTTGATATCAGATTTTTCTATAATAATGATGCATTTAAGTCGTTTAAGTGAAGAACTTATATTATGGAGCAGTAAAGAATTTGATTTTATACGAATAGATGATGAATTTTCCACAGGAAGCAGCATAATGCCTCAAAAGAAGAATCCTGATGCTGCAGAACTTATAAGAGGCAAAACTGGGAGAGTATACGGGTCACTCGTGTCACTGCTAACTACTATGAAAGGCATTCCTCTTGCCTATAATAAAGATATGCAGGAAGATAAAGAACAGCTTTTTAACTCCTTAGATACTGTATTAAGTTGTTTGAAGATTATGAGTGGTATGCTCTCCACATTAAAAGTCAATGAAAAAAACACTTTTAATGCAGTTAAAAAGGGATTTTTAAATGCCACAGAAGCAGCAGATTATTTAGTTAATAAAGGTATGGCATTTAGGGATGCACATAAGGTGATTGGTGAAATTGTGCTGTATTGTGAAGATAAGAATAGAGCCATAGAAGATATTTCTTTAGATGAGCTAAAAAAATTCAGTTCTCTTTTTGAAGAGGATGTATATGATTTTATAGATTATGAGAATACGATAAATAGAGGAATAAAAAGAAATTTGAAATAATAGCACCTTAAAAAAGTGGAAAACTTGATTGAAAAGTTTTCCACTTTTTTAGAGCAAATAATTTCTTTAACAACTACTTAACTTCACCTGCATCTCTTGTATCTCTGGAAGTTCTTTCTTTTCCGAAAAATGAAAGAGCATATAATCCTCCAAGACCTACAAGAGCATATAGTACCCTGGTGAAAGTAGACATTGTTCCAAATAGTGCTGCTATAAGATCAAATCTAAAAAATCCAATTAGTCCCCAATTTAGAGCACCTATTACAACTAATACTAGTGCAATAATATCTAGTGTTCTCATATTTACATCTCCTTTTTATTTTATATAAAATATTGTGCCCGTATTTATTATTTCCATATTCTTAAAATTTATAAGTTAAAATAAAAAGAAGATAAAAAACTAGTGTTCGCTATTTAAGATATCTATATTTAAACTTCTATCTACAGGCTGGAAAAGAGATATAATGGTATCTGTTCTCTGTACTCCTTCTACAGATTGTATTTTATTCATAAGTAAATTTTGCAGGTCAGTTATATTTTTACAAATAACCTTTATAAATATTGAATATTCTCCAGTAGTATAATGAATCTCTACAATTTCTTTTATGTTCTCCAATTGTTCCAGGGTCTCTTTGAAAGATTTAGCCTTGTCAAGATATATGCCGATAAAACCACATACATCATATCCTATTTTAGAGTTGTCAATTATAAGTTTGGTACCTTTAATTATGTGCATATCCTGCATTTTTTTCATTCTAACATGTATGGTTCCGCCGCTTACATGACATTTTCTAGCTATTTCTAGAAAAGGAGTTCTTGAGTCCTTTAAAAGAATGTCAAGAATTTGAAGGTCTAAATCATCTAACCCGTTAATTTTTAAGCTCAATTTATATTTCCTCCTTTTTAAAATCTATTAAAATCAATTTAATTTTTTAATAAAATTTACATTAATATAATTTACTATAGTTTAAATGTATAACAATCCTATAATAACATTATATCAGAAACTTTATCAAATTAATAATTTTAAACGTTATCATTGGCAAATAATTTCTAATTGTTTAATGGTAACTAGCTATATTTGATAAATAAGTAAATTATTATAATATTAATTAGTAATATTGTAATTTATACAAAAAAGTATTATTATATTGTTAAAGAAATTAAAAGCAAAAAATAAATAGTTTATCCGAATATTGAAGGGAGCTTTTATATATGAAAACGTATGTATTAAAAGATGAGAATGAAAGAGAATTAAAACTTTTAGATGAAACAATTGAAAAAATCAAAAGGGAAAAATTACCTAGTATACTTAAAATACAACAAGCAATATTAAGGTCAGTAGATGATTATATGTATAAAAATGGAGTAGTAAGGCTTCTGCCTAACATGATATCTCCCATAACAGATCCTCTCTGTCATAGTGTAGAAGATTGTGATTTTACTTATGGAGGTCAAAAATTCAATGTTACAAAATCTATGATATTCCATAAACAACTGGCTTTATCAAATCCGTACTTACAGAAGATATACATTGTATCCCCTAATGTAAGGCTTGAACTTCCAGAAAGAGGAGACGTAAGGCATTTATTTGAATTTACCCAAGTGGACTTTGAGTTTAAAGATGCAACTATGGATACCGTATTTGGATTCATGGAAGGATTAATAGAACAAGCATTTTGCTATATAAAAGAAGAGTGTAAAGAAGAATTTAAAAAATTGGGAGTAGGAACTTCTCATTTAGATGTATCAGGTCCTTTTGAAAGGCATACTACTCAAGAGTTAAAGGCTAAGTATGGAGAAGACTTTGAAGCTCTTGCTTCAAAGGAAGCAACTAGACCTTTCTGGCTGATAAATCACAAGAGAGAGTTTTATGATGCTGAAGACCTAGAAAACAAGGGAACATATAAAAATTACGATTTAATATGGCCTATGGGTTATGTAGAAGGATTAAGCGGAGGAGAAAGAGAATATAACTATGATAGAATTATAACAAGAATGAGAGAAGCAGGTATGGATGAACAGTCTATGAAAGATTATATTGAACTGGCTAAAAGAGGAGAAATTCCCAAAACAGCTGGGGCCGGATTTGGAGTTGAAAGAATGACTAGATTTGTTTGCCAGCAGGATGATATTGATGAAGTTACTGTATTTAGTAGAAAGCCAGGAAAAGGTAAATATATATTTTAAACAAAAAGCTGTCTTCAAATAAAGATTTGGGACAGCCTTTTTAATGTATAAAAAGCTGCTGTTATTTATTTTTTTACGTTTAAAGTATATAATAATATAAGAATATATAAATTAAAGGAGGAAATAAAATGCCTTCATGGTTAAATATAGCTTTACAAGTACTGGTTATGACGGTACTTGTGATAATTTTTTATAAATTATTAAAATCCCATGTACTACATAAATTTTATCCTAACAAATGGCTGATTCTTATACTGGCTATAGGAGCATTTTTTTTGCCGCCTGTGATCTCAGCTTATTTTAAGTATAATCTAAATGGTACCATATGGCAGTATATTTCTTCTGCAGTGTTTTTAATCTTGTTTTTATGGTTTGTAGATTTGAAAAATGGGGGTATATATAAAAATGGAGGAAAATCTTCCAAGGGTAAAGATATAAAGATAAGGCCCAAAGCTAAACCCAATAGAGCAAATAGGGGAAAATAATAAGTTTATGATACTTTTATACCAGGAGCAAATTAGCTATAATTTAAGCAGGTGTGATTTACTTTAATAAAATACTAATTTTCAAGGGAGTGAGGGTTTATGATAAGAAAATTCAAATACTATATGCCAGAATTGGATGAAAGTTGTTTTATAGCAGACAATGCAGAGGTTATAGGGAAAGTTAAACTTTGTGAAGATGTAAGTATATGGTTTGGTGCTGTGCTTAGAGGAGATTTAAATCATATATATGTGGGGAAAGGAAGTAACGTACAGGACAATTGTACTATACATACAAGTGTAGATAAAAATCCCACGGAGATAGGGGAGTATGTTACCATAGGTCATAATGCCATAGTACATGGAGGAAAGATTGGAAATTATTCTTTAATAGGCATGGGTTCCATAATTTTAGATAATGCAGAAATTGGAGAAGAGACTATTATAGGAGCAGGGAGCCTTGTGACTCAAAATAAAAAAATACCTTCAGGAGTACTGTGTATGGGTTCTCCAGCAAAAGTCATAAGGAAACTTACTATAGAGGAAAAAAAATTTCTGAGACATTCTGCAGAGGAGTATATTAGACAATCTAAAAGTTATAAACAATATATAATAGTATAAATTGAATGCAGAGGATTTTAAATATAATTTAGTCACCTATTTTATTACAAAAGTATAGATATATATTAACATAAATAATTTAGGAGATTAAATATGCCCATTTTCAAATTAGGATCTAGAGGCACTGAAGTTATGCATATACAGGCAACTCTAAAAAAAATAGGATATAATCCCGGAGTAATAGATGGAATATATGGTACAGATACTAAAAAAGCAGTGGAAATTTTTCAGAGAAATCATGGCTTAATTGTAGATGGAATAATAGGACCTAATACTTATAGAATTTTAAGAAGTTTTATGTTAGGATATGATATGTATACCATTAGAACAGGGGATACTCTGTACAGCATAGCTAAAAAATATGGAACTGACGTGTATGACATAATAGTAGCAAATCCCGGAATAGAACCTTTTCAATTGATTCCGGGTGTACAAGTCAAGGTACCTTATAATATAGATGTGGTAGATACAAATATAGATTACACCTACAATATATTGGAAACGGATCTTATGGGATTAGAAGCTAGGTACCCCTTTATAACCGTTGGCAGTATAGGAGAAAGTGTACTTGGAAAACAGCTTTATTATGTGAAACTTGGTGTAGGCTCAAATGAAATATCATATAATGGAGTTCATCATTCACTGGAATGGATAACGGCTCCACTTCTAATGAAATTTATAGAGAATTTTTCTAGAGCTTACAGCCGGGGAGAAAATATAAGAGGATATAATATAGGGGATATATGGAGAAATAGTAGCATATATATAGTTCCCATGGTAAATCCTGATGGGGTAGAACTTGTTTTGAATGGATTAAGTAGGAATAATCCTTTTTACTATGATTTGAAAAGATGGAATAATGGCAGTGAAGATTTCTCTAAAGATTGGCAGGCCAATAATAGAGGGGTGGATATTAATCATAATTATGATGCAGGGTGGGAGCTTTCAAAAGAAGCGGAAGCTTTCTATGGGGTATATGGACCTGGACCTACCAGATACTCAGGACCTTATCCTGTATCGGAACCTGAGACAAAGGCTATGGTAAGATTCACAAATGGTCATAATTTTAGACTGGTATTAGCATATCATAGTCAAGGAGAAGTTATTTACTGGCAGTATGGTGAAGTAACTCCTTCAGAGTCAAGAAGAATAGGAGAGTTGTTTGCTAAGGCCAGTGGTTATTCTTTAGAAGAAACTACGGGAATAGCATCCTATGCGGGATATAAAGACTGGTTTATACAAGATCATAGGAGACCTGGATTCACTATAGAAGTAGGAAAAGGGAAAAACCCTCTTCCTATAAGTCAATTTGATAAAATATATGAGGATAATGAGGAAATACTTTTACTGGCATCTGTAATATGATGTATTCCACCTCTTCAGGTGGAATACATAGGGATTTAAATACAATTATCAAGTGGTTCAGAGGTTTTAGGTGGAGGTTGCTA
This window of the Clostridium kluyveri DSM 555 genome carries:
- the ehuC gene encoding ectoine/hydroxyectoine ABC transporter permease subunit EhuC, with translation MDVGFIKDILPILLKGSVMTIELTVITLILGTILGIFLALLKLSKNMVLRIISSIYTWVFRGTPLLLQLFFFYYGLPFVGIELKPFSAAVLGLALNCGAYMAEIIRGGIQSIHKGQFEAAKALGFSYGETMRRIILPQTWKVIIPPVGNEFIAILKDTSLVSTIAMVELMRSAQQIYASSFDPISVFFTAAVLYLIMTTMFTTVFSAFEKKLAVYS
- a CDS encoding hydrolase; translation: MSQRANQKSVKYVPEIRGTLRDHMINLPLVIREASGINIFGKRIKSLAFTTDIAVIKNINADAILAVYPFTPQIVISEALVAVSDVPIFCGVGGGLTMGKRVVNLALNAEFTGAMGVVVNSPTSNEVIRAVRDSIDIPIVVTVVSERDDIEMRIKSGASILNVSAGKNSAELVKKIRENYKEFPIIATGGKTEDSIRETIQAGANAISYTPPSTAELFKESMERYRNAY
- a CDS encoding homocysteine S-methyltransferase family protein, yielding MNFKNLVDKFNNRFIFFDGAMGTMLQKAGLKLGELPEVLNITNPEIISGIHRKYLDAGADIITTNTFGANELKYDSSDYTIEDVISAGVKLAKQEAGDKLVALDIGPIGKIMEPTGNLSFESAYKLFKNQIVIGEKSGADVVLIETMTDLYEAKAAVLAAKENSNIPIFCTMTFQEDGRTLMGTDAKTMVFVLEALGVDVLGVNCSLGPKELQGIVEEILKYSSIPVMVQPNAGLPRYDGENTIYDISPEDFAENVLTMAQKGIRVLGGCCGTTPEFIRMCRKDLEGLTPLNIEEKHYTAVCSATDTVIVGEKIKIIGERINPTGRSIYKKELKEGSINYIQKEAIMQKEEGANILGVNVGLPEINEVEIMKKAIRAVQKVVQLPLSIDSPDPQVLETGIRMYNGKPVINSVNGSKKSMEEVFPIVKKYGGCVIALTIDEKGIPHTAEGRVKIAEKIIKTASIYGINKKNIIIDCLTLTVSAQQKEVLETIKAIKMVTEKFGVKTVLGVSNISFGLPNRSILNRTFLAMALQAGLNLPIMNPADESMKEVIAAFQVLTNIDKEGKEYVIKYGNKSKDEKPKGEGNSPLKNADNNLKDLKQLIIDGIEDEAEAMTTELLKNKKALEIVNSYIIPALDEVGKQYELQDIFLPQLIQSAETVKKSFEIIKDNMLSSGQKSLEKGTIVLATVKGDIHDIGKNIVKVLLENYGFEVIDLGRDVDIDNIVNTIRDNNIKLVGLSALMTTTVASMKKTIEAIRENNLNCKIVVGGAVLNQNYADMIGADYYAKDAREAVKIAEEVFLI
- a CDS encoding amino acid ABC transporter ATP-binding protein; its protein translation is MENIILNNYEDSDKLEYMIEGINLTKSFNNLTVFKDLNIKVKKGEVLVVIGASGSGKSTLLRCLNHLEDLDSGTIIIEGEELNPKDKKILRKITTKMGMVFQSFNLFPHMTAIENVMEAPLIVKKEKKAVVLERAKKLLNKVGLGDKMDYYPSKLSGGQQQRVAIARALAMNPDIMLFDEPTSALDPELVGEVLNVMKDLAKDGMTMVVVSHEMGFAKEVADRVIFMDGGKIVEQGTPEEIFSNPKETRTKAFLDKVIK
- a CDS encoding ABC transporter substrate-binding protein; translation: MRNFKKAIVSLVMIIFTVALFTGCGNNSGNETQNSLEKVKKAGVLKIGLEDSFPPMEFRDSKNVLQGFDVDMANAIGEKLGVKTEFVGTEFNGIVLALKSGKFDVIISGLSIDEDRKKEIDFSEPYIENSQIIITKVENDTIKTSKDLEGKIVGVGLGTTSEKVAKELTGLKEVKKYDKTTEELQDLLIGRIDAVIVDEPVGKYYISADDKKGKYTVLNEKLTSEPMGIGFRKGDKELEEAVQRAVNELKEDGTMSKISAKWFGEDIYK